A window of Salmo trutta chromosome 5, fSalTru1.1, whole genome shotgun sequence contains these coding sequences:
- the LOC115194042 gene encoding rho GTPase-activating protein 22-like isoform X3 has translation MAKSQSDMEEWVRAIRRAIWAPLGGGIFGQHLEETMQCESGCGSSSKPLVPLLVQQCVCFIHQHGLTEEGLFRMPGQTNHVRELQDAFNCGEKPLFGSNTDVHTVASLLKLYLRELPEPVVPFNKYTEFLSTAQLLAKNQEEGILELGRQLKSLPQVNYNLLRYICRFLDEVQSHSSQNKMSVQNLATVFGPNIFRPKMEDPQIMMEGSSQVQHLMTVLISEHSRLYQGQAETPREDQSAPPPTSYPRVHPIQRCRVEWNSQEEILPPNPAKDYPPLGQTPNTPSQEPLQPLPTSTVSSLDTDHPGLTPKERTEGDSEGMNGGRTEEKTERKREGKSEIKLSGGRGAESGPSKQSKSQSSWRSSLKGRSGSGGVRGKLGGSAVDVSTVTGGHWLMNGLTSFRSHRRTASTGERLKESSLCLKETHIDSLLDSYTESSLLLKDSSHSQRSTLKDSSPLHIDSSCSTIVSSYPNIKPSLSVRNSPHSNRLSTYDNVNVTPCSLSLPIGSPSPWTSCEIPLAESTESEHGTLISGLGSGQAVAGSSMAGGRSSPLELCVSSAGWTEGDPGDDIPGQRSGVNDGLFSLVTELKEELRRQRISYETRIHKLEDSCSALRLQSGRLEEDLGQEKKRLFMMEIRLGNSERARQEAETRNVLLQKEMEELFATLGNLTTGTDTS, from the exons ATGGCTAAGTCTCAGAGTGACATGGAGGAATGGGTCAGAGCCATACGAAGAGCTATATGGGCCCCGCTAGGAGGAG GTATTTTTGGGCAGCATTTAGAGGAGACAATGCAGTGTGAGAGTGGGTGTGGCAGCAGCAGCAAGCCTCTGGTGCCTCTGCTggtgcagcagtgtgtgtgttttatacacCAGCACGGCCTAACGGAGGAGGGGCTGTTCAGAATGCCTGGACAAACCAATCACGTACGAGAGCTGCAAGACGCCTTTAACTGCGGGGAGAAACCACTGTTTGGCAG TAACACTGATGTCCACACGGTGGCGTCCCTGCTGAAGCTGTACCTCAGAGAGCTGCCAGAGCCTGTGGTGCCTTTCAACAAATACACAGAGTTCCTCTCCACTGCTCAACTCCTGGCCAAGAACcaggaggag GGGATACTTGAGCTGGGCAGGCAGTTGAAGAGTCTTCCTCAGGTCAACTACAACCTCCTCAGATACATCTGCAG ATTCCTAGATGAGGTCCAGTCCCACTCAAGTCAGAACAAGATGAGTGTTCAGAACCTGGCCACTGTGTTCGGACCCAACATCTTCCGACCCAAGATGGAGGACCCACAAATCATGATGGAGG GTAGTTCCCAGGTGCAGCACCTGATGACTGTACTGATCAGTGAACACTCTCGTCTGTACCAGGGGCAGGCAGAGACTCCCAGGGAGGACCAATCTGCCCCTCCTCCAACCTCCTATCCCCGGGTCCACCCGATTCAGCGCTGCAGGGTGGAATGGAACTCACAGGAGGAAATCCTGCCCCCCAACCCCGCCAAGGACTATCCACCCCTGGGACAGACCCCTAACACCCCAAGTCAAGAACCACTTCAGCCCCTCCCGACCTCCACAGTGTCCTCTCTTGACACTGACCACCCTGGATTAACCCCCAAGGAAAGAACAGAGGGGGATTCTGAGGGAATGAATGGTGGAAGAACAGAAGAAAAGACGGAGAGAAAGCGTGAAGGAAAGAGCGAAATAAAACTCTCGGGTGGTCGTGGCGCAGAATCCGGTCCCAGTAAGCAGTCCAAAAGCCAGTCTTCATGGAGGTCCTCTTTGAAGGGCAGGTCCGGGTCAGGGGGGGTAAGGGGGAAGTTGGGGGGGTCAGCAGTTGATGTGTCCACAGTCACTGGAGGCCACTGGCTGATGAATGGACTGACGTCCTTCCGGAGTCACCGACGGACCGCTTCGACCGGCGAACGACTCAAAGAGTCCTCGCTTTGCCTGAAAGAGACACATATAGATTCTCTGCTAGACTCATATACTGAGTCCTCTTTGTTGCTAAAAGACTCTTCACACTCCCAAAGAAGCACGCTAAAAGACTCATCTCCTTTACATATAGACTCCTCCTGTTCTACTATAGTCTCCTCCTATCCCAATATAAAGCCCTCCCTATCTGTCAGAAACTCCCCCCATTCCAACAGGCTCTCGACCTATGACAACGTTAATGTCACTCCCTGCAGTCTGAGCTTGCCCATTGGCAGCCCCTCCCCCTGGACCTCTTGTGAGATCCCGTTGGCTGAATCTACAGAAAGTGAGCACGGCACACTGATTTCTGGTttagggtcagggcaggctgtgGCGGGGTCCTCGATGGCTGGGGGCAGAAGCTCTCCTCTAGAGCTGTGTGTGAGCAGCGCTGGCTGGACTGAGGGTGACCCTGGGGATGACAtcccaggtcagaggtcaggggtcaatgATGGTCTGTTCAGCCTGGTGACGGAGTTGAAGGAGGAGCTGAGGAGACAGAGGATCAGCTATGAGACACGCATACACAA ATTAGAGGATTCGTGTTCAGCTCTTCGTCTCCAGTCTGGTCGTTTAGAAGAGGATCTAGGCCAGGAGAAGAAGAGGTTATTCATGATGGAGATCCGTCTGGGGAACTCGGAACGCGCAAGGCAAGAGGCTGAGACTCGGAATGTTCTCCTGCAGAAAGAGATGGAAGAGTTATTTGCTACACTGGGGAACCTGACCACTGGCACAGATACCAGCTAG